A stretch of the Hippoglossus hippoglossus isolate fHipHip1 chromosome 1, fHipHip1.pri, whole genome shotgun sequence genome encodes the following:
- the si:ch211-207j7.2 gene encoding uncharacterized protein si:ch211-207j7.2 encodes MATKPEAWQEQGPINSIDKQVNESWAQGEVGSTVGLHSSPLQEKRAPRAEPEEDIDDLEPGAQGQTLQENQTLSGIQTGDATELENQESTTTREKLEAVTEEVSELSQAEEESENPADVCEDAFPPPPPLLIASSTDECLEAEGFSRLADEVSEWISDAKIISDPAEDLISPDKEWALTTQLTELVYQEVESISKEMTADDMAAEENDTQLHFSPDASDNSEPENNISGSAQQSSSDSNSSDDVRSPPFADESEEEEEVSMDIASCQQEWSTLDIRSKLLQPSYSNAVGPTSPLPAVPSAKQQEELLPLRQSALVPKRANQEATQQVQGQSSPPLSTVAMESSNQGGAASQGSGCIGAVRHSGAGESTEGECEQTGEEEGQNESGPDRSRAEGQHSTGLLRSVQRQERYVTENCIQGVNFKHSKQDRMESDFCDDSQSDSGVSADFSPGSTLGGNTTISTGTPASKETPIESEIRRTIEREHSLRRSRGLPNPPTSPEYVEIPLRKNVLSEPLNIKSERCQGKDKQFAGKKMQQEIHEETQREQDLVELGKVPGFYDKGTVRQLKEKKQIFEAFQQPSDSTLSVSTRSKTMSWSSANDVSTLEENQEDTLSQTSTIGALYVERRQSTDLLSPPVSPYSAKGRHSTYSTPPVMGFSKETDHQVIIIENNLSVPAQKLYHAKLEAEPVDTVDSGDPNISSQGTGTSGGIIKEEEEEEEEVALKDNPFFKLRSSTNVAKVEQDIREAQEREKELRKQRMSLYGGAGVVQVGGETIPTMSSSSLNGPAVPEIPDSSPRWRNGPSAAQQSAGKVSIWPPPQAEEGRTTQQEVLCSPRTPRQKSPLVQRWESGLVNGHNEGDD; translated from the coding sequence atggcaacaaaacCCGAGGCCTGGCAGGAGCAGGGTCCCATCAACTCAATAGACAAGCAGGTCAATGAGTCCTGGGCCCAGGGTGAAGTGGGCTCCACCGTAGGCCTCCACAGCTCCCCTCTGCAAGAGAAAAGAGCTCCCAGGGCAGAACCCGAAGAGGACATAGATGACCTGGAGCCTGGAGCTCAAGGCCAAACTCTGCAGGAGAACCAAACACTCTCTGGAATTCAAACAGGGGATGCAACCGAATTGGAAAATCAAGAATCAACAACCACCAGGGAAAAGCTAGAAGCTGTGACAGAGGAAGTATCAGAATTATCACAGGCTGAGGAGGAATCAGAAAATCCTGCTGACGTATGTGAGGATGCTTTCCCACCcccgcctcctctcctcattGCCTCATCAACGGATGAATGCTTAGAGGCTGAGGGGTTTTCCAGGCTAGCGGACGAGGTTTCTGAGTGGATCAGTGATGCTAAGATTATCTCGGACCCTGCAGAAGACCTAATTTCTCCTGATAAAGAATGGGCCCTGACAACTCAACTCACTGAACTAGTTTATCAAGAGGTAGAGTCAATATCCAAGGAGATGACAGCAGATGATATGGCAGCGGAGGAGAATGACACACAGCTGCACTTTTCACCTGATGCTTCTGACAACAGTGAACCTGAAAATAATATATCTGGGTCTGCTCAGCAATCTTCCTCTGACAGTAACAGCTCCGATGATGTACGCTCGCCTCCTTTTGCTGATGaaagtgaggaagaagaggaagttaGCATGGATATTGCATCTTGCCAGCAGGAATGGAGTACACTAGATATAAGAAGCAAGCTTCTCCAACCCTCATACTCCAATGCCGTTGGCCCAACATCACCGCTGCCTGCAGTTCCCTCAGCCAAACAGCAGGAAGAGCTGTTGCCTCTACGCCAAAGTGCACTTGTCCCCAAGAGAGCAAACCAGGAAGCTACACAACAGGTGCAAGGCCAGAGCTCTCCACCTTTGTCGACCGTTGCCATGGAGTCATCCAATCAGGGTGGGGCAGCTTCTCAAGGCTCTGGGTGTATTGGAGCTGTGAGGCACAGCGGGGCGGGGGAAAGCACAGAGGGAGAATGCGAGCAAacaggtgaggaggaagggCAGAACGAGAGTGGACCTGACAGGAGCAGGGCAGAAGGGCAACACAGCACAGGACTGTTAAGATCGGTCCAACGACAAGAGCGATACGTGACTGAAAATTGCATCCAAGGGGTGAATtttaaacacagtaaacaaGACAGAATGGAGAGTGACTTTTGTGATGACAGCCAGAGCGACAGTGGAGTATCAGCGGACTTCTCCCCAGGCAGCACTTTGGGGGGCAACACCACCATCTCCACGGGGACTCCAGCATCCAAAGAGACTCCCATTGAGAGTGAGATCCGACGTACTATAGAGCGTGAACACAGCCTGAGAAGGTCCAGAGGACTTCCAAATCCCCCCACTTCTCCAGAGTACGTGGAGATTCCTTTAAGAAAAAACGTTCTCTCTGAGCCGCTCAATATTAAGTCCGAGAGGTGTCAAGGCAAAGACAAGCAGTTTGCAGGCaaaaaaatgcagcaggagatccaCGAGGAGACCCAGAGAGAACAGGACCTGGTCGAGCTTGGGAAAGTTCCAGGTTTCTACGACAAAGGCACAGTTCGCCAactcaaagaaaagaaacagattttcGAGGCCTTTCAGCAACCCAGTGACTCGACTTTGTCTGTCTCAACCAGGAGTAAAACCATGTCCTGGTCCTCAGCCAATGACGTTTCAACCTTGGAGGAGAACCAGGAGGATACCTTGTCACAGACATCCACCATAGGAGCCTTGTAtgtggagaggagacagagcaCAGACTTGCTAAGTCCCCCAGTGAGCCCTTACTCAGCCAAAGGAAGGCATTCAACCTACTCAACCCCTCCAGTAATGGGGTTCTCCAAGGAGACGGATCACCAGGTCATCATCATAGAGAATAACCTGAGTGTCCCAGCTCAGAAGCTGTACCATGCCAAACTTGAGGCAGAGCCTGTCGACACAGTCGACTCTGGAGATCCAAACATCTCATCGCAAGGGACAGGAACAAGTGGTGGGATTatcaaggaggaggaggaggaggaggaggaggtggcccTCAAGGATAATCCCTTTTTCAAGCTGCGCTCCTCGACAAATGTAGCCAAAGTGGAGCAGGATATCCGGGAGGCtcaagagagggagaaggagctCCGTAAGCAGAGGATGAGTCTGTATGGGGGAGCAGGGGTTGTACAAGTAGGAGGAGAAACGATTCCCACaatgtcttcctcctctctgaatGGTCCAGCTGTTCCTGAAATACCTGACTCCTCACCCAGGTGGAGGAACGGACCCTCAGCAG
- the palm3 gene encoding paralemmin-3 isoform X4, producing the protein MDETEKYQQRLEAIAEKRRQQEEQDRTRRELEDEKIRLQQLKRKSLRDQWLMEGAPLSPASPDPQSPRSPLWGSPTHESENHINTLQSKSLQLDEEKEEQMEDASQAEAVTVAEAAAEMVRGVVVKNGENNATEFDEVNKSPRLDGAAVGLTNGEGHFSVDTNQNSNGPVDAAEGVVSMKSEPAWSLCVSESEPGHVPNVNINEEEEEEEEEEGILVIRAECVIITDEGEDAPEDVRPQEDEQETPLPDQEGESMEEVTTPETFTQPDKSQTSEPTAEAQPDTGDGDVDGDIKTNENINGSESEDPTCVQLQSPATYIEGATVALVPVYSEVHPSTVTPRVEVETAALSPEGAQDPATACGQFQEVPLADPLADPQVNQRTEAGQGEQEQEPLLSQVAAPYADPAAVAKSPANSETHSPTRASPGEETVAPKRKTCQCCSVM; encoded by the exons AGGAAGTCACTGAGGGACCAGTGGCTGATGGAAGGAGCTCCCTTGTCCCCAGCGTCCCCAGACCCCCAGAGCCCTCGCTCCCCTCTTTGGGGCTCCCCCACCCATGAGTCTGAAAATCACATTAACAC gttgcAGTCAAAGAGTCTGCAGTTggatgaggagaaagaggagcagatggAGGATGCGAGCCAAGCG GAGGCAGTGACGGTggctgaggctgcagcag AAATGGTGCGTGGCGTTGTTGTGAAGAACGGAGAAAATAATGCAACAGAATTTG ATGAAGTGAACAAAAGCCCCCGACTggatggagctgcagttggCTTAACCAATGGTGAAGGACATTTCAGTGTGGACACTAATCAGAACAGCAACGGACCAGTCGATGCTGCAGAGGGTGTCGTGAGTATGAAGTCAGAGCCTGCGTGGAGCCTCTGTGTTTCTGAATCGGAGCCTGGTCATGTTCCAAACGTCAATAttaacgaggaggaggaggaggaagaagaagaagaaggaattCTGGTGATAAGAGCAGAATGTGTGATCATCACAGATGAAGGGGAGGATGCACCAGAGGATGTTAGACCCCAGGAAGATGAGCAGGAAACCCCTCTGCCAGATCAAGAAGGGGAGTCTATGGAGGAGGTAACAACTCCAGAAACCTTCACACAACCAGACAAAAGTCAGACATCTGAACCCACTGCAGAGGCACAACCAGACACTGGAGACGGAGATGTGGACGGTGACATcaagacaaatgaaaacataaacggATCGGAATCTGAAGACCCAACATGTGTGCAACTGCAGTCCCCAGCCACATACATAGAGGGCGCTACTGTGGCTTTAGTGCCGGTCTACTCTGAAGTGCATCCCTCTACCGTCACACCCAGGGTTGAGGTTGAAACTGCAGCATTGTCACCAGAGGGAGCCCAAGATCCTGCCACTGCGTGCGGCCAGTTTCAGGAGGTGCCCCTGGCTGATCCCCTGGCTGATCCCCAGGTGAACCAGAGGACAGAGGCAGGGCAgggggagcaggagcaggagcccCTTCTCTCCCAGGTGGCAGCCCCCTACGCGGATCCAGCAGCAGTAGCTAAAAGCCCGGCCaactcagagacacacagcccAACCAGGGCGAGTCCGGGAGAGGAGACGGTAGCACCCAAACGCAAAACCTGCCAGTGCTGCTCCGTCATGTAG
- the palm3 gene encoding paralemmin-3 isoform X3, translated as MDETEKYQQRLEAIAEKRRQQEEQDRTRRELEDEKIRLQQLKRKSLRDQWLMEGAPLSPASPDPQSPRSPLWGSPTHESENHINTLQSKSLQLDEEKEEQMEDASQAQEAVTVAEAAAEMVRGVVVKNGENNATEFDEVNKSPRLDGAAVGLTNGEGHFSVDTNQNSNGPVDAAEGVVSMKSEPAWSLCVSESEPGHVPNVNINEEEEEEEEEEGILVIRAECVIITDEGEDAPEDVRPQEDEQETPLPDQEGESMEEVTTPETFTQPDKSQTSEPTAEAQPDTGDGDVDGDIKTNENINGSESEDPTCVQLQSPATYIEGATVALVPVYSEVHPSTVTPRVEVETAALSPEGAQDPATACGQFQEVPLADPLADPQVNQRTEAGQGEQEQEPLLSQVAAPYADPAAVAKSPANSETHSPTRASPGEETVAPKRKTCQCCSVM; from the exons AGGAAGTCACTGAGGGACCAGTGGCTGATGGAAGGAGCTCCCTTGTCCCCAGCGTCCCCAGACCCCCAGAGCCCTCGCTCCCCTCTTTGGGGCTCCCCCACCCATGAGTCTGAAAATCACATTAACAC gttgcAGTCAAAGAGTCTGCAGTTggatgaggagaaagaggagcagatggAGGATGCGAGCCAAGCG CAGGAGGCAGTGACGGTggctgaggctgcagcag AAATGGTGCGTGGCGTTGTTGTGAAGAACGGAGAAAATAATGCAACAGAATTTG ATGAAGTGAACAAAAGCCCCCGACTggatggagctgcagttggCTTAACCAATGGTGAAGGACATTTCAGTGTGGACACTAATCAGAACAGCAACGGACCAGTCGATGCTGCAGAGGGTGTCGTGAGTATGAAGTCAGAGCCTGCGTGGAGCCTCTGTGTTTCTGAATCGGAGCCTGGTCATGTTCCAAACGTCAATAttaacgaggaggaggaggaggaagaagaagaagaaggaattCTGGTGATAAGAGCAGAATGTGTGATCATCACAGATGAAGGGGAGGATGCACCAGAGGATGTTAGACCCCAGGAAGATGAGCAGGAAACCCCTCTGCCAGATCAAGAAGGGGAGTCTATGGAGGAGGTAACAACTCCAGAAACCTTCACACAACCAGACAAAAGTCAGACATCTGAACCCACTGCAGAGGCACAACCAGACACTGGAGACGGAGATGTGGACGGTGACATcaagacaaatgaaaacataaacggATCGGAATCTGAAGACCCAACATGTGTGCAACTGCAGTCCCCAGCCACATACATAGAGGGCGCTACTGTGGCTTTAGTGCCGGTCTACTCTGAAGTGCATCCCTCTACCGTCACACCCAGGGTTGAGGTTGAAACTGCAGCATTGTCACCAGAGGGAGCCCAAGATCCTGCCACTGCGTGCGGCCAGTTTCAGGAGGTGCCCCTGGCTGATCCCCTGGCTGATCCCCAGGTGAACCAGAGGACAGAGGCAGGGCAgggggagcaggagcaggagcccCTTCTCTCCCAGGTGGCAGCCCCCTACGCGGATCCAGCAGCAGTAGCTAAAAGCCCGGCCaactcagagacacacagcccAACCAGGGCGAGTCCGGGAGAGGAGACGGTAGCACCCAAACGCAAAACCTGCCAGTGCTGCTCCGTCATGTAG
- the palm3 gene encoding paralemmin-3 isoform X1 yields the protein MDETEKYQQRLEAIAEKRRQQEEQDRTRRELEDEKIRLQQLKRKSLRDQWLMEGAPLSPASPDPQSPRSPLWGSPTHESENHINTLQSKSLQLDEEKEEQMEDASQAQEAVTVAEAAAEMVRGVVVKNGENNATEFETSEDEVNKSPRLDGAAVGLTNGEGHFSVDTNQNSNGPVDAAEGVVSMKSEPAWSLCVSESEPGHVPNVNINEEEEEEEEEEGILVIRAECVIITDEGEDAPEDVRPQEDEQETPLPDQEGESMEEVTTPETFTQPDKSQTSEPTAEAQPDTGDGDVDGDIKTNENINGSESEDPTCVQLQSPATYIEGATVALVPVYSEVHPSTVTPRVEVETAALSPEGAQDPATACGQFQEVPLADPLADPQVNQRTEAGQGEQEQEPLLSQVAAPYADPAAVAKSPANSETHSPTRASPGEETVAPKRKTCQCCSVM from the exons AGGAAGTCACTGAGGGACCAGTGGCTGATGGAAGGAGCTCCCTTGTCCCCAGCGTCCCCAGACCCCCAGAGCCCTCGCTCCCCTCTTTGGGGCTCCCCCACCCATGAGTCTGAAAATCACATTAACAC gttgcAGTCAAAGAGTCTGCAGTTggatgaggagaaagaggagcagatggAGGATGCGAGCCAAGCG CAGGAGGCAGTGACGGTggctgaggctgcagcag AAATGGTGCGTGGCGTTGTTGTGAAGAACGGAGAAAATAATGCAACAGAATTTG AAACAAGTGAAGATGAAGTGAACAAAAGCCCCCGACTggatggagctgcagttggCTTAACCAATGGTGAAGGACATTTCAGTGTGGACACTAATCAGAACAGCAACGGACCAGTCGATGCTGCAGAGGGTGTCGTGAGTATGAAGTCAGAGCCTGCGTGGAGCCTCTGTGTTTCTGAATCGGAGCCTGGTCATGTTCCAAACGTCAATAttaacgaggaggaggaggaggaagaagaagaagaaggaattCTGGTGATAAGAGCAGAATGTGTGATCATCACAGATGAAGGGGAGGATGCACCAGAGGATGTTAGACCCCAGGAAGATGAGCAGGAAACCCCTCTGCCAGATCAAGAAGGGGAGTCTATGGAGGAGGTAACAACTCCAGAAACCTTCACACAACCAGACAAAAGTCAGACATCTGAACCCACTGCAGAGGCACAACCAGACACTGGAGACGGAGATGTGGACGGTGACATcaagacaaatgaaaacataaacggATCGGAATCTGAAGACCCAACATGTGTGCAACTGCAGTCCCCAGCCACATACATAGAGGGCGCTACTGTGGCTTTAGTGCCGGTCTACTCTGAAGTGCATCCCTCTACCGTCACACCCAGGGTTGAGGTTGAAACTGCAGCATTGTCACCAGAGGGAGCCCAAGATCCTGCCACTGCGTGCGGCCAGTTTCAGGAGGTGCCCCTGGCTGATCCCCTGGCTGATCCCCAGGTGAACCAGAGGACAGAGGCAGGGCAgggggagcaggagcaggagcccCTTCTCTCCCAGGTGGCAGCCCCCTACGCGGATCCAGCAGCAGTAGCTAAAAGCCCGGCCaactcagagacacacagcccAACCAGGGCGAGTCCGGGAGAGGAGACGGTAGCACCCAAACGCAAAACCTGCCAGTGCTGCTCCGTCATGTAG
- the palm3 gene encoding paralemmin-3 isoform X2: protein MDETEKYQQRLEAIAEKRRQQEEQDRTRRELEDEKIRLQQLKRKSLRDQWLMEGAPLSPASPDPQSPRSPLWGSPTHESENHINTLQSKSLQLDEEKEEQMEDASQAEAVTVAEAAAEMVRGVVVKNGENNATEFETSEDEVNKSPRLDGAAVGLTNGEGHFSVDTNQNSNGPVDAAEGVVSMKSEPAWSLCVSESEPGHVPNVNINEEEEEEEEEEGILVIRAECVIITDEGEDAPEDVRPQEDEQETPLPDQEGESMEEVTTPETFTQPDKSQTSEPTAEAQPDTGDGDVDGDIKTNENINGSESEDPTCVQLQSPATYIEGATVALVPVYSEVHPSTVTPRVEVETAALSPEGAQDPATACGQFQEVPLADPLADPQVNQRTEAGQGEQEQEPLLSQVAAPYADPAAVAKSPANSETHSPTRASPGEETVAPKRKTCQCCSVM, encoded by the exons AGGAAGTCACTGAGGGACCAGTGGCTGATGGAAGGAGCTCCCTTGTCCCCAGCGTCCCCAGACCCCCAGAGCCCTCGCTCCCCTCTTTGGGGCTCCCCCACCCATGAGTCTGAAAATCACATTAACAC gttgcAGTCAAAGAGTCTGCAGTTggatgaggagaaagaggagcagatggAGGATGCGAGCCAAGCG GAGGCAGTGACGGTggctgaggctgcagcag AAATGGTGCGTGGCGTTGTTGTGAAGAACGGAGAAAATAATGCAACAGAATTTG AAACAAGTGAAGATGAAGTGAACAAAAGCCCCCGACTggatggagctgcagttggCTTAACCAATGGTGAAGGACATTTCAGTGTGGACACTAATCAGAACAGCAACGGACCAGTCGATGCTGCAGAGGGTGTCGTGAGTATGAAGTCAGAGCCTGCGTGGAGCCTCTGTGTTTCTGAATCGGAGCCTGGTCATGTTCCAAACGTCAATAttaacgaggaggaggaggaggaagaagaagaagaaggaattCTGGTGATAAGAGCAGAATGTGTGATCATCACAGATGAAGGGGAGGATGCACCAGAGGATGTTAGACCCCAGGAAGATGAGCAGGAAACCCCTCTGCCAGATCAAGAAGGGGAGTCTATGGAGGAGGTAACAACTCCAGAAACCTTCACACAACCAGACAAAAGTCAGACATCTGAACCCACTGCAGAGGCACAACCAGACACTGGAGACGGAGATGTGGACGGTGACATcaagacaaatgaaaacataaacggATCGGAATCTGAAGACCCAACATGTGTGCAACTGCAGTCCCCAGCCACATACATAGAGGGCGCTACTGTGGCTTTAGTGCCGGTCTACTCTGAAGTGCATCCCTCTACCGTCACACCCAGGGTTGAGGTTGAAACTGCAGCATTGTCACCAGAGGGAGCCCAAGATCCTGCCACTGCGTGCGGCCAGTTTCAGGAGGTGCCCCTGGCTGATCCCCTGGCTGATCCCCAGGTGAACCAGAGGACAGAGGCAGGGCAgggggagcaggagcaggagcccCTTCTCTCCCAGGTGGCAGCCCCCTACGCGGATCCAGCAGCAGTAGCTAAAAGCCCGGCCaactcagagacacacagcccAACCAGGGCGAGTCCGGGAGAGGAGACGGTAGCACCCAAACGCAAAACCTGCCAGTGCTGCTCCGTCATGTAG